In the Profundibacter amoris genome, CTGCTGACAACCGCCCTGACCCAGTTCTATGAATTGCGCGAAACGGCAGGGTTGAAGAAAAAACCGTCAACCAGCGAGGTTCTGGACTGGCTGAAACTGCTGCTGGCCGAAGATCTGACAGCCGAAGACCTGAAACGCGACGGGGCCAATGCCCTGCCCAAACTGCATGGCGCATTGCTGAAGAACGAACAGGATGTGCATCTGTTTGAACGGCTGGCGTTTATGGCGCGGGGGCAGCGTTAACGGCTCTATTCGCAGTCGAGGGGCTGTTTTCTTTGAAAGAAAACGGTCCGAAATCTTTACAAGATTTCGGCGCTAGAACTTCGGCTTGCAGGACCCGCTTTTCCAGTCCTGATAATCACACCATGCCCAGTCCACGCGGAACGTGCCCGATGAGCCACAAGTCTCGGACAACAGCGGATCGGATTTGGATTCGCCATCTTTCAACGTTACTGACCCGCGTTCGGCGGCATAGCACCCACCGCCAACCGTGCGGTATTGAACGAAAACTTCGTTGCCACAGGTGTTGGTGAATGTATCTGTAGGCCCGTCATAGGCAACACATGCGGACGCGCCCTGTGCGGCCAGTACAATGACTGCCGCGCTGATGGCCGGTAGTTTGAACATTTTGCTCTCCAAATTGTCTGCTGCGCAAAACCCGGCGTCCAACGGGGCCACGCATGGGGTCAATGTATGTGGCATCGGGGCCAAGTTCAAGCTGTGTCACCGATTGGCAACAAACATGGCGATTGCCATTGCCCCCCCGCTGCCGTTACAATCGGGGATTATCAAATATTATCCAAGGATAACAATTAAATGACTGGCATGCCCACCCTGATCATCCGCCCGCTAAAAGCCGCTGATGAACAACAGTGGCGCCGGTTGTGGCATGATTATCTGGCGTTTTACGAAACATCGCTTCCAGAAGATGTCTACGCCAGCAGCTTTGCCCGCCTTCTGGGCGATGATCCGCAGGATTTCAACGGGTTGGTCGCTGAACTGGATGGCAAACTGGTGGGGCTGACCCACTACCTGTTTCACCGCCACGGCTGGAAAATCGAAAACACCTGTTATTTGCAAGACCTCTATGCCGATCCGGATGTGCGCGGCAAGGGCATTGGCCGCGCCCTGATCGAAGGCGTCTATGCGGCAGCCGATGCCGCCGGTGCCCCCGCCGTTTACTGGCTGACACAGGATTTCAACACCCAAGCCCGCAAACTATACGACCGCATCGCGGTCCAGACCCCGTTTATCAAGTATCAAAGGCCGTAACCTGTATGCGTTTATTGTTTCTGCTGCCGCTTCTTGCACTTATGGCATGCGCCCCCACACCGGCTTCCCATAACCGGACAACACAGCAAAACAGTACCTACGCGGGGCCAATACCGCCCATGAAGCGGTTCGGGCCGGCCCATGTCAGCCCGCCAACCCGCAGCAACAGCGAAATCGCACAGGATTTTCTGGACCTGTCGTTTCGATTGGAAAACGGGCAACCCCTGCCCTTTATGACCCGTTTCGAGGTGCCGATCAGTGTGCGCATCAACGGCACTGCACCCGCAACGCTTTCGTCAGATCTGGATGCGCTTCTGGTCCGGCTTCGCAACGAGGCGGGCATCGATATCCGGCGGGTTCCGGCGG is a window encoding:
- a CDS encoding GNAT family N-acetyltransferase, yielding MTGMPTLIIRPLKAADEQQWRRLWHDYLAFYETSLPEDVYASSFARLLGDDPQDFNGLVAELDGKLVGLTHYLFHRHGWKIENTCYLQDLYADPDVRGKGIGRALIEGVYAAADAAGAPAVYWLTQDFNTQARKLYDRIAVQTPFIKYQRP